The DNA sequence CAGCTGTTTGCATTCCTCCTCTTCTCCTTCCTCTTGATGGTGTAAAGCTAGTCCCGCCGCTACTTTTTGTATCTCCTTGCTTGTTATAACTCGTCATGTTTGGAAGACGGTGTTACTCTTTTCACAGGTTAGTTTGCCTACATAGTTTAAGGCCCTGCCTAAAAGCGAAGCCTACGTATTTGTGCAATGCGAAAAGGCATTTTACAATTGTCGTTTTATGTAGTTTGCTTTGTCGTGTTGATGAGATATATAGTCTCTGGGTTAAGGACTAGCCTTCTGATGTTATAAGAACGATTGTTCCCCGTATTGGCGGATATCAATCACTATTTTGAGGCACATCAGAATCTGATATCTCGATCGAAACCTAAGCGTAATCTCGTTAACACTCAAACGATATCCTTTCCTCATTCTATCGCAAGGTCTTTTACACGTATTATTATCCCGCTAAAGCTTCCTTCCAGGCCCGGTCCGttatatttttctcttctcGGTTCCAGATCCCCCGGGCGACACGGGAGGCACTCCCATTTCAAAGTTCGTGCTCGAAATGGATGACGGGAAGGGTAAGTTatgcaaaatatattttcttccaAATTACTTATAGCCCAGGAACGTGAACGGGTAGGAGGAGTCCGATTGTAATCCACCGCAACTGCCTAGCCAAGTGTCATGTGATTGGAATTAAGCCGTGAGTAGGTCCAGACCTAGGTTTGCGCTTAAAACATCAGCAAAACTTCTCTGTTTTCATAGAGTCGTATAACATGCCATTTCAACCTCGTGTTGATTTATTTGACGGCACAGAAATTGTTTTCAGAGGTTTGGGAGTCAGTCTTATGTTTTGATTTACATAGTTTTAGGACTGAAGACAAGGTTTCGCCGCCATCTCATCGTCTTGAGCAAGCCtaaatcccctcccccctctctttccatttttgttttcatctttttgtacaaacatcactccccctccccctgttcAATTTTTTTCCCATCATCTTGAACAAGCCTTCTActcttccccctccccctctctgtCCATTTTTGTCAGTGAGTCCTCCTCTCTCGTGCCTTAATGTCACTCACCCCTCACCCCTTCTTGTGTGCATTCCAGGGGGTCCATTTAAGGAGGTCTATGGCGGCATGGAGACGGAGCGGTCATTCGATGGATTACTCCCTGGACATCACTATCGTATGCGGCTCGCGTGTTACAGCGAGGGAGGCATCAGCGAGGTGAAACACTCGCTAGCACTTCCGAGAAAATCTGGATTGTTTTGACTTAACACAACTCGTAATAACGGGCACTTGCATACATTTCTAGTGAAAGCTCTAGAGAGTTCTAGAAAGTGCACTATGacactgttatttttttaatcaaatagtTTGATATCTTAGTACGGGCCACAAGCTAACGAGACTTGTTCTTTTACGTAGTGGTCACGTGTCGTCAAACTTCGTACGATACCGGTGTGTCCGGGCCAGGCCAACCCGCCTGTCCTGTCCAAGCTGCACAAGGCTCTGCCGAATGCCCTCCACCTCAACTGGGGTAAGGTGACAGTAGGgaccttaaagccgcattgtcaccagtttttTGTTGCTTACCTTTGCATTATCTCAGATGAAATTACAGAATAATCATCCAAAAACATAGTTTCATCTTAtgtttaccaaattcaatcgttATATACGGCAGAGGGTTTTCCGACAAGATGATGCAAACGGATTTTTCTGCTCGCTCTATAGCTGATGcgatgacaaagtggcggctTATAGAAGCTTTACAAAGCGACGACGGcgacaatagaaaacaatttaaGAGTTCAAAAATATCACGTGTTTTGTTTCGTAGATATCAACCGTTTTTTGACCAACTTGGACTTAAAAGTTCCACCTTTCACGGTCTATCGAGAACCTTTGCCTTATAAACTCGACTGTCTATTTGCTCTGTAATAGAGATCTGCAGTTCGTTTTTACATGCTTTTGGGTATAAAGTCTAGGCGTTTTTGTCGAAACTTGATTGAGTTTTGCGCCTTTTTGACTGAGATAAGACTCTAAAAAGTCTTTTCTCAGTCACTCCGTCGTCGCATCTTATAGAGCACGCAGACACACCCATACAACGTTAAAGGGAAGTTAGGTAATTAGCAATGCGAAAATCACAAATATGACTTGTTTATAAATATCGTGGCTGTTGTTTCAGACCCGCCCGAGTACACTGGGGGCGCGTTTATCTCTGGTTACATCCTCGAGATGGAGATGGAAAAACTCGGAGTCAAAGGTGAAGAgaccaaataaaaaaacaccacccaAACAACATCTTACATCCATACGTATAAAAACACCATCCTCTCCACCCTTATACTTATACATGTTTTCAGGAACAGCAGCGATTATTGTTATGGTTATTTTATTAAGCACTCGTGTTTTTGCATTTCGCTTCAGAATTCCGTGAAATATACCACGGCGCAGATCACATGTGCGCGGTCAGCGGTCTCCAGCCCGGCAAGGCGTATTCGTTCCGCGTACGCGCTGTCAACGAAGCGGGGGTGAGAGCAGTTACAcgacttgggggggggggggggggggggggcagtacaATACCACGACTTTGGGGGAAAGGGTGAAAAGTACAATAACACAACTTTGGAAGGAGAGGGGCAGTACAATAACACgacttgggggagggggagggggagtacAACAACACGACTTAGCGGGAGAGTACAATAACACGACTTAGGGGGAGAGTACAATAATACGACTTAGGGGGAGAGTACAATAACACGCCTTAGGGGGGGGAGAAGGGGCAGTACAATAACACGACTTAGGGGGAGAGTACAATAACACGACTTAGGGGGGAGAAGGGACAGTACAATAACACGACTTAGGGGGAGAGTACAATAACACGACTTAGGGGGAGAGTACAATAACACGACTTAGGGGGAGAGTACAATAACACGACTTAGGGGGGAGAGTACAATAACACGACTTAGGGGGGAGAAGGGAGAGTACAATAACACGACTTAGGGGGAGAGTACAATAACACGCCTTAGGGGGGGAGAAGGGGCAGTACAATAACACGACTTAGGGGGAGAGTACAATAACACGACTTAGGGGGAGAGTACAATAACACGACTTAGGGGGAGAGTACAATAACACGACTTAGGGGGGAGAGTACAATAACACGACTTAGGGGGGAGAAGGGACAGTACAATAACACGACTTAGGGGGAGAGTACAATAACACGACTTGGGGGGGAGAGAAGGTGCAGTACAATAACACGActtaggggtgggtacaatAACACgactttggggggggggagaggggcaGTACAATAACACGACTTTGGAGGGGGGAGAGAAGGGGCAGTACAATAACACGActtatggggggggggagagaagGGGCAGCACAATAACACgacttagggggggggggagagaagGGGGCAGTACAATAACACGACTTTGGGGGGAGAGGTAAAGAGAACAATAACACATCtttggtttttttttgttttgttttgtttttttttggggggggagggggggtaagTCGAGAACATGACTTGTGGGAGGAAAATCGGTGAGATGTTGATCTTCTGTAGCGCCAATCGCACATGAGGGGCAAATTCATAACCCTTCCGCAGTGGACTAGCGTGCGAAAATCTACTACACACTACATGACCATGGCCGACAGCAGAAACGCAGGTGAACATGGATTTCTAAAAAGTTTCTGTGGTATTTCTTGACATACACTGTTCTTAGGGGGAGGGAGCAAATAACAAAACCATCGAAGCAGACTCCATAATGTGATATGTTAATAATGAATAGCGCAGTATTAAAAACAACGGTTTTCACAGCAAAATTGCTCATGGGGAAGGTTGTGTATCGTTAAAAAGGTTAGAGAAGGGGGAAATGCTGGTTAAAACGAGTGGCATTGTTATAGTTGCCGTCATAACTGACCGCTGAACCATCCTGTTTGAATCGCAGGCGGGGAAAGTATCCCGCATCGCGGAGCTCAGCACGGCGCCTGGTGTCCCGGATGCTCCACGAGCCCCTGACACTGTGTGCCGGTCAGCGGCGGCTATACAAATTACGTGGGAGGTGAGAATTGAACCtcaattaaaattaatttacCTAGACACTTTAACATCTTAAACATCTTAAGGAAAGACTAGAAATTCCGTTGAAACGCGAACATTGGAAGAAAGAAAtagtgttgtgtttttttttttgtggaggGAGGAAAACAGGTAAAACCGGAGAAAACCCCTCGGAGAAAAGCCTAGAACTAACTAACTGAACTCACATCGGAACcggaaatcgaacccggacCTCTTTTCCTACTTGTACTATGAGAATTTTTCGGGATTTCGGAATGCAAGATGGCCCCAAGGAGTCAAAATAACCAGTATCCTTATTCATCCTTAAATCTTTTAGCCACCTTCTACTAATGGTACGCCTGTGACGGGATACACACTAGAGTATATGGATGAGGGGACTTTCACCGAGGTGAGTTAAGCAGAACAACGCCCATCACACCCCTGACAAGGATGGTAGGGGGGCTGGGGCCTGTGACGGGATACACACTAGAGTATATGGATGAGGGGACTTTCAACGAGGTGAGTTAAGCAGAACCACGCCTTGACAATGGAGGGTAGGGGGCTTTGACATGTAAGGGTCAAAACAGTGGAGTATATTGATGAGGGGATCTTTACTGGGGTGGGGAGGAGACTGGGGAGGGTATTGGAAGCAGCAGAAATCACATCACATGACCGTGCGTCGCAACGGAAACGGCAgagaacaaataaaaaaggcaGGCTTACATTGAACTCAGAGAACTCAGAATACATTTTAGAGATTTTCCTTCAAACAACCGTCAAATAACAACAATCAAATATTAAAATGGCTTTTCTATCGTAGTTGTACACGGGCACAGACTTGTCTTACGAGTTACGCAAAGACCTACTTCCCGCCAATTATTACTACTTCCGGGTCAATGGAATTTAAGACCTGTTACATTGATAAAATACTAAAACGTCTTTCCTGCTGTAGTTGTACACGGGCACAGACTTGTCTTACGAGTTACGCAAAGGCCTACTTCCCGCAAATTATTACTACTTCCGGCTTAAGGCGCTGAGTGCGGTGGGAGCGAGTCTGTGGAGTCAAGTGAGCACGTGTCAGACCCCAGCGGCCTCACCTGCGGCGGTCTCTTCCGTCAGATGCGTAAGTGAAATATCCTATATTGGATACGTGAACGTGTATTGATACCTGGATGACGTATATACTGAAGTGTTATTTATTACCATATACATGGATTGTCGCATTACATATGTGAAACGTCGTATATCGGTACCTTAAAATTGGTCTGTACCGTATCCTTGAAAAGTATCATATGCCGTATACATAAAATATCGTATACTGGAATGGAATGGAATGTCGTATTCCTGGTTTACATGAAATGCCGTATATCGTAGACGGTATACGTGAAATATAGATTGCCGTATTTATTCAGATATGTGATAAAATGCGGTTGTTCTTATATCGTAAGTGCGGCACATAGTCTTCAGTAAGAATCTCTGTTTAAACAGTCGTAAAAGCAGTCTATTGTCCTCCATTCCTAATGGGTCAATCGGAGAAGTGCGAAATATGatactgcccccccccccccctctcttgGATTCTGTCATGTAGACTCCATATAGGTTCATCCAATCGCCTCTTTATATTAATCGTGTGAATGACCACTGTCCGTACCCTCCAGGTGGACCAGTCGTCGAGCCATCTGCGCCTGCGCTGGAAGCACCCCGCCGACAACGGCGCGCAAATCACGTCGTACAACATCGAGATCGCGGGCGCGAGAAACATTTGCTATGATGTCACGGGTGAGAACGAGGCTGGAGAAGAGCCACCACGTGTACAAGAGTATGACATAACGGATCTTCAACCGAGCACCGCGTATAGGTTAGTAAGATCGCATGCTCACAACTCGAGGCTTTGATTATAAGAAAagtgtttacatttttttctcatcTTTATCTCCTTCAGGATTCGTGTACAGGCTGTCAATAAAATCGGGTGCGGCCCTTTCAGGTATGAGACTTTCTCTCCTTTGACTATAACAGGGGCAATGCCTTAGTAAATACATGGGGTTGATAATGCACCAGATGCACTAGACATTCTTCAaagtatgtgtgtgtgtgtggggggggggggggggaggttatGGGGGGAGGTGGATAGCCACCAAAGTCTTGCTAACGCGTATTGTCTTTGTCCCTAGCCCGGTGATCATCGCGTCTACCCGTGACCTGCCTCCCCCTGCCCCGACCCTCGAGGTGGCTATAGCGTCCTACCAAAGCCTAAAGCTCCGGTGGGGCTCGCCCGGAGGCAAGGACAACATGGGCGTCACGTACACGCTCGAAATGGCGGACGAGCTCGGAAAGTAAGTGGGCATGGTGTGATTggggggatggggtgggggtCCAGTGGCATCGttgtcggggggggggggggggtggaagaCACTTGGACGCTGTAGCCTGCGCGATTGCTGTGTCTGCCCTACCCATCCCCTAGGGCGCCCCTGAAACCTTGACCCAGCGCTCAATCtttaaataaaaccaaaacaactgtgtcacgcaagtcggccCCAGTGTAACGCAAGTCGGCTCAAGTGTCACGCAAATCGGATTTATTGCTGGCGACCATCTGGCGGGACGTAATGCTTGCGCAGTTTGAACACCATTTTGCGAGGTGTTGTGTAGTAGTTTCTTTGTTTTGTGGCCAATCTAGCATAGCGGTACCAGCAATGGCAATGGCTTCTGTTGGCGCTAGGTTGGTCTTGTATCTCCTTTCCTTAAGCCTCAAGATGTAGACCAAACCCCTTTGTTTTTAGTTTCCAGACGATTTTTAACGGCGCGACTACATCTCACAAGGTCGGTAAGCTCCGCGAGAGGACTGAGTACGACTTCCGGATCCAAGCGAGTAACGAGGCGGGGACTGGGTCCTACTCTGACGTCTTCACATTCATGACGACTGCACAGCCGCCGGGCGCAATCAAAGGTAGCACGCTTTTCATTAGTGTTTTTGGGCCGCTATAAATAGCGAGTGCGCCGGCCTTACGGGAACTTGTGAACTAGAAATTTTTCcattgttttaaaataaaacaattcgAGGCTCCATAGGTTgtcgagaaaaaaaaggccctTCTTCCGATTATGTCATTTTAGTATCGCAAAAGAAACCAATAAGATGAAAAGTACATTTCATTAGAAGACCAGATACACTTAAAATCCACCCCATGTTTCAACATTCATTTTCTAGAGTATAGAGTAACGATTCTATTTTCGTGTGATAGCGTGAATCACACGAAAACTCTACTTCCGGTTGCCGTCCGTCTTCCAGAAACTTGTGTAAATAAAGTTCCCTAATACCTAACATAAACTGACTTTAGTAAATAGACATTCGGGCTTCTTGCTCATCCACAATAAGTTTTGTATTTCTTCAAATGATGGATGGTTGGTTTAGTTAGCCATTTTCACAGCCTTTCCCTGTCTCTCCCACGAAAACTGTGCGCACAGAAACGCACGGGCTCGTGAGTTGACCACCTCTCGTTCATTCTAGGTCTACGCGCCGAGAGCGTCACGGCCAGCTCTTTCACCGTGTGCTGGGAGCCGGTGCAATCGGTCAAGCGGGGAGATAGTGTCGAGTACCTCCTCCAGAGACAGCACGTCGGCAAGGACCAGGACTTTGTTTGGGTGAGGGCAACACTAAAATAtagtgggaggggggggtggggaatATTGGTGGGTTACTCCACAGGACAGAGAGTAGCGTAGCGTTTAGGGGAGTTCCTAGGACCTGGACTTTGTTCGTGTGAGAGCAGCACTAGAGTATAgtgaggggggagagggttttATGGGGTATGAGATGGCGTGGAGCTCGACAGGATAGAGGGTAACAGAGTTGAGGTAGTTCCTAGGACCGGGACTTTGTTCTGGTGAGAGCAGCACTAGAGTATAGCGAGGGGGGAAAGGGTTTTATGGGGTATGAGATGGCGTGGAACTCGACAGGACAGAGGGTAACAGAGTTGAGGTAGTTCCTAGGACCGGGACTTTGTTCTGGTGAGAGCAGCACTAGAGTATAGcgaggggggagagggttttATGGGGTATGAGATGGCGTGGAACTCGACAGGACAGAGGGTAACAGAGTTGAGGTAGTTCCTAGGACCGGGACTTTGTTCTGGTGAGAGCAGCACTAGAGTATAGCGAGGGGGGAAAGGGTTTTATGGGGTATGAGATGGCGTGGAACTCGACAGGACAGAGGGTAACAGAGTTGAGGTAGTTCCTAGGACCGGGACTTTGTTCTGGTGAGAGCAGCACTAGAGTATAGCGAGGGGGGAAAGGGTTTTATGGGGTATGAGATGGCGTGGAACTCGACAGGACAGAGGGTAACAGAGTTGAGGTAGTTCCTAGGACCGGGACTTTGTTCTGGTGAGAGCAGCACTAGAGTATAgtgaggggggagagggttttATGGGGTATGAGATGGCGTGGAACTCGACAGGACAGAGGGTAACAGAGTTGAGGTAGTTCCTAGGACCGGGACTTTGTTCGGGTGAGAGCAGCACTAGAGTATAGTGAGGGGGGAGATGATTTTATGGGGTATGAGATGGCGTGGAACTCGACAGGATAGAGGGTAACAGAGTTGAGGTAGTTCCTAGGACCGGGACTTTGTTCTGGTGAGAGCAGCACTAGAGTATAgtgaggggggagagggttttATGGGGTATGAGATGGCGTGGAACTCGACAGGACAGAGGGTAACAGAGTTGAGGTAGTTCCTAGGACCGGGACTTTGTTCGGGTGAGAGCAGCACTAGAGTATAgtgaggggggagagggttttATGGGGTATGAGATGGCGTGGAACTCGACAGGACAGAGGGTAACAGAGTTGAGGTAGTTCCTAGGACCGGGACTTTGTTCGGGTGAGAGCAGCACTAGAGTATAgtgaggggggagagggttttATGGGGTATGAGATGGCGTGGAACTCGACAGGACAGAGGGTAACAGAGTTGAGGTAGTTCCTAGGACCGGGACTTTGTTCGGGTGAGAGCAGCACTAGAGTATAgtgaggggggagagggttttATGGGGTATGAGATGGCGTGGATCTCGACAGGTCAGAGGGTAACAGAGTTGATGTAGTTCCTAGGAACCGGGACTTTGTGCTGGAGTGCATCACTGGCATAGAGTTATTGGGAGGATAGGGGGTTTGGGGTGAgcatgtttttgttgttgttgttgttttttttttttttgggtgggggggggagcaaAACTACAATATATTTGGGTAAGGGGAGGTGAGAGGTTACTCGTCAGAACTGGTTTACCGAGAGCAAAGAGTAGTTCCTAGGACTAGGACTTAATGGGGGTATAGCATACCTGGTGTGGAGGAGAGAACGTCTTCATCTCACCTAGTTTCTATCCTAACCTTGAGCTCGTTTCCCTTAGGCCTATCAAGGGTCCGATACCCGCTTTGCATACACGAGCCTGCCGACTGGCAGTGAATACCGTTTCCGAGTATGCGCCGTACGACACATCGCGGGCGGAGACTTCGACGCCACTGACTCCCCGTCCCGTGGGCTCAAGGGCGTCTTCAGCCCTGTGGTATCGGTCAGGACCCAGTCCATGCGTCGACACAGGGTGTCCGAGTCTAGCAGCCGCGGCGACGAAGATGAAGAGGAAGTTGAAGTCGAAGAGCGCAAATCGCTGACCGATACTCAATGGGCGCTTATATTCTTTATAGGCTTTGCGCTATTATCGTTAGGATTCGCCTTTGTAGTTCCCCTCCTCTTTGGGGTCTCGGAATAATTCGAAATGAGTTTTGATTCCTAGAACGAATCTTGGAAAATACATTAGACCCACAAATAGCAAATAGATTATCGATATGGTTCACTTTGTTAAGCGTCACACCAGTTAAGTCTCGTGAACTCACTGTGTAACGCAAACAGTTGGCTACTTGTCACGCGATTCTCGTGACGTCATTACTTAATAGAAACAACAGGCTATTTGTGAATCGTCACGCTTATCACTCTGCAATTCACATGACGTCAAAAGCTGACACAAGTTGCTTTTTGTCACGCCAGACTTACCATAATTGTCATGACTCCATAAGGTAACACAAACCGTCGCTTGATCCATGCTTCTTTAATTCTTAGCATGAAATAAGTAGATTCGTTCGTCATTATATTACATGCATAATTAACAATTCTAGGAATTTCGGTGTATACTTGGTAAGTATATTACTCGTACGAGATTTTAGCTTTATTAAAGCAACATTCTATATTTCAGTTGGTTtacattttgatttttcataGGTTTTCGAAAAtcttttgattttaaaaattcataagATGAGGATCAATTAAAGGCACACACTCCTTGAAATTATTTTCCCTTCAGATTACCAACActtatgatttttttacatttcttCTTCGTGTGTCAAAACTTTATACCGCCATTATTTATCGGTCACATGATTTGAACCATGTAAAAAACCTTTCTTAAAATTTAGAGATTgacaaatatatattttaattatcCCAATAATCCTTAAACGATTtattattttgacaaaaaagtGAGAGGAGAATAGAAGAGAATATAGATAATTTCCCGCCAATTCTGCATGGCGCGCGCGCTTTTCTGAACcatttcccgccaaaaaaGGAATGCCCAAATAAGCGCATTTGTGATTTTTGTGttggccaatcaaattgcgcCACTGTGCAGTTCAGCGGGTTATAACAAATACAAAAGGTATGATAGTTATTAGATATTAACTTTTTGCTGTTAGGGGCAAAGCTATAGAACGATATAGTTATTAATGGGTTATACttgaatattaaaaataaatccgAACCGACAAAAATGTTTGTAGAGAGAAAACGGAAAGAGAAGCTGAATTCGAGTGAGAACGGAATAGAGAAAGAAAGTTAAAAagagatatttatttttagatgTTAATGACGTTTGTCTGTAACGGTAACCGTGTACAGGAATGTATGCCGTCGGCTTGTATTTATGTCATCCTGTGGTAGACACAACATTCGCTACAATAAAACTGGGTCTGACTCTCAGAACTCTCGTGTCTTTGCGTAGTCTCTGTGTTCCATGGGTGTATGCTactccagccccccccccccccccccccatccccacccTCACTTCCCTCTGAACAAAATTTCCTTGTAAAAATTTTCTGGAACTGACTAGACCCCTGGTATTTAGTGAAAAATTCCCAGTCAACAAATCCGTAGGGTTTAGTTTACCTATAAAGATAGTCGTGGCCGGTGTTTAAACTATCCTACAACCTATGGTCAAGCTTATTACCTCTGCAACTCTAAATGCTTCTCTTCTCCCACCTATCCAGATTGATTCGTGTCAAGGCAGTTTGGTTTTGATTTAGAAATTCCTAAAGTACTTTTTTTCATGATATTTGACGTGTTATTGAATAATACGTCGGTTTTTATTAACATTGGCTATTTAAGTCGGAATCACGgttggcccagtgtgttagcgcgtcagcgtatcgggcctctcacctctgctgaaatgggttcgattcccggtcgaGACATGGATAGTATCTTTCAGTTTCTCGGCCCTGCATTTGACTTGTTGAACATATGTgagcttactagaagcttgtgttctTCAGTTCCTAATATattaggattttaa is a window from the Nematostella vectensis chromosome 9, jaNemVect1.1, whole genome shotgun sequence genome containing:
- the LOC5510998 gene encoding fibronectin type-III domain-containing protein 3A, coding for MSNDLKTSANGEEEEGRRVDLHTTSGETICLSFPVNENPLPKIIQLVDPDTGQTMLFPLDKNGVYNEVVENSERILNEVDASQHCQHCSCVHDEANGTSEFQRQSSDERLEKRREKLQKKLREKKGSVGEDGCSGHCHQMIQIPVQGLDHIRNSFSCDDESGDNSINHEQNKIDDLKIHKSPEVEIISSTCAKISWSAQVSNNSHLSGCKFELQSAAKNGGFKNIYSGTSMEHKETNLRPGTAYKFRLCAVKDKIRGEYSPEASAQTPCDVPSTPIPPHLANKTKTGFNIKWAAPSDNGSPITGYKLEWDEGLGDGTYTEIYYGPNRQYKLTHKLPPGTKCIFRVQAINEIGVSGFSKDLTTFTIAGVPDAPQAPILDRAGVAYLIISWNRPQCNGAEITEYLLEMEDESTGYGFMVRYRGPEQRAKVENLKRHSSYKFRVSAINCQGSGKWSETSVFTTVPERPARPFPPALQGKAKTSSFAVTWDPPGDTGGTPISKFVLEMDDGKGGPFKEVYGGMETERSFDGLLPGHHYRMRLACYSEGGISEWSRVVKLRTIPVCPGQANPPVLSKLHKALPNALHLNWDPPEYTGGAFISGYILEMEMEKLGVKEFREIYHGADHMCAVSGLQPGKAYSFRVRAVNEAGAGKVSRIAELSTAPGVPDAPRAPDTVCRSAAAIQITWEPPSTNGTPVTGYTLEYMDEGTFTELYTGTDLSYELRKGLLPANYYYFRLKALSAVGASLWSQVSTCQTPAASPAAVSSVRCVDQSSSHLRLRWKHPADNGAQITSYNIEIAGARNICYDVTGENEAGEEPPRVQEYDITDLQPSTAYRIRVQAVNKIGCGPFSPVIIASTRDLPPPAPTLEVAIASYQSLKLRWGSPGGKDNMGVTYTLEMADELGNFQTIFNGATTSHKVGKLRERTEYDFRIQASNEAGTGSYSDVFTFMTTAQPPGAIKGLRAESVTASSFTVCWEPVQSVKRGDSVEYLLQRQHVGKDQDFVWAYQGSDTRFAYTSLPTGSEYRFRVCAVRHIAGGDFDATDSPSRGLKGVFSPVVSVRTQSMRRHRVSESSSRGDEDEEEVEVEERKSLTDTQWALIFFIGFALLSLGFAFVVPLLFGVSE